One genomic segment of Pseudodesulfovibrio sp. JC047 includes these proteins:
- a CDS encoding SlyX family protein: MENRIERLESLVALQDRSMEKLSDRLFEQQQQITDLEKLVRRLAGKVREIDADMEHSGGLDVPPPHYNG, translated from the coding sequence ATGGAAAATCGAATTGAACGATTGGAGAGTCTCGTGGCCCTTCAGGACAGAAGCATGGAAAAACTCAGCGATCGACTGTTTGAACAGCAGCAACAAATCACTGATTTGGAAAAACTTGTTCGGCGGCTGGCCGGCAAGGTCCGCGAAATAGACGCTGACATGGAACACTCCGGTGGGTTGGATGTCCCGCCGCCACATTATAACGGATAG
- a CDS encoding DMT family transporter produces MKRTRTYTYILLMTSMMLWGGTWVAGRILVQYIHPMSAAFLRFAFASATLVLMCWKTDGHIPRLTRQQILPVLGLGATGVFTYSYFFFTGLQTTSAGRAALIVACIPVCISVLSAILYKERFGAIRIAGAILSLVGVSVVIADGSPLALLSEGVSRGDFLILGCVASWIAYTLGGRSVTKNLSALASVSWACIFGMVMLLPVAWTHGLLTDIMKTPFEGWVCIVFLGVLATGFAYCWYYEAIAIIGASRAGIFINTVPVFAVIMGYFLLDEPIHLSLALGGIMVLSGVYLTNKP; encoded by the coding sequence GTGAAAAGAACACGTACATATACATATATTTTGCTCATGACCAGCATGATGCTGTGGGGTGGAACTTGGGTGGCCGGTCGAATTCTGGTCCAATACATTCATCCCATGTCTGCGGCGTTCCTCCGATTCGCGTTCGCTTCGGCCACGCTGGTCCTCATGTGCTGGAAAACGGACGGGCACATCCCTCGGCTTACCAGACAACAGATTCTTCCGGTCCTTGGGCTGGGAGCGACTGGCGTTTTTACGTACAGCTATTTCTTTTTTACGGGATTGCAGACCACCTCGGCCGGGCGGGCCGCGCTTATCGTGGCGTGTATTCCGGTCTGTATTTCCGTGCTGTCCGCCATTTTGTACAAGGAACGTTTTGGGGCGATCCGCATCGCTGGCGCGATTTTGTCGCTGGTGGGGGTATCCGTGGTCATTGCGGACGGCAGTCCATTGGCCCTTCTTTCCGAAGGGGTGAGCCGAGGTGACTTTCTCATCCTTGGATGTGTAGCCAGTTGGATCGCGTATACTTTAGGCGGTCGGTCGGTGACCAAAAATCTGTCCGCGCTCGCGTCTGTTTCCTGGGCCTGCATCTTCGGCATGGTCATGTTGCTGCCGGTTGCCTGGACACACGGTTTGCTCACGGATATCATGAAGACACCGTTTGAAGGATGGGTCTGCATCGTTTTTCTTGGCGTGCTCGCAACCGGATTCGCGTATTGCTGGTATTATGAAGCCATCGCCATCATAGGCGCGTCACGAGCGGGTATATTTATCAACACCGTGCCGGTTTTTGCCGTGATCATGGGATATTTCCTACTTGATGAACCGATTCATCTCTCTCTGGCCCTTGGTGGGATAATGGTGCTTTCCGGTGTCTATCTTACCAACAAACCATAA
- a CDS encoding cupin domain-containing protein, with protein sequence MIPAAAQDIIDLLGLTPHPEEGGWFLETHRSEEFFSQKNLPSRYDGDRCYSTAIYYLLTPETYSHMHCLKTDEIFHFYAGAPCEMIQLHQDGSGQTILLGNDLVAGQRPQVRVPGSSWQGMRLVPGGTFALMGCSVAPGFEYVDYTHGERQSLVEAFPAFAEAIIRLTT encoded by the coding sequence ATGATCCCCGCTGCTGCCCAGGATATCATTGACCTGCTCGGCCTGACGCCACACCCGGAAGAAGGCGGTTGGTTTCTGGAAACCCATCGCTCCGAAGAATTTTTCAGTCAGAAGAATCTGCCGTCCAGATATGACGGAGACCGTTGTTATTCCACCGCCATATATTATTTGCTGACCCCGGAAACGTATTCCCACATGCATTGTTTGAAGACGGATGAAATCTTTCATTTCTATGCGGGAGCCCCATGCGAGATGATTCAACTGCATCAGGATGGTTCCGGTCAAACCATCCTTCTGGGCAATGACCTCGTGGCGGGACAACGACCGCAGGTGCGGGTTCCCGGTTCATCGTGGCAAGGAATGCGCCTTGTTCCGGGTGGCACCTTTGCACTCATGGGATGCTCTGTCGCCCCGGGATTTGAGTACGTGGATTATACCCATGGAGAACGACAATCGCTTGTCGAGGCGTTTCCGGCCTTTGCAGAAGCCATCATCCGACTGACAACATAA